A genomic segment from Neodiprion lecontei isolate iyNeoLeco1 chromosome 1, iyNeoLeco1.1, whole genome shotgun sequence encodes:
- the LOC107216671 gene encoding protein bicaudal D isoform X1: protein MAAADGATADELRAEIERLSRELDLASTEKVQSAQYGLALLEEKSTLQQRCDNLETLYENARHDLEITQEALAKFHTTTKLTTKSGIEQEESLLSESAARETSLQVQILELENETKLLRHELERVQAERDHSLQEREDESQDYHHAESERKQLRGEIKECKFREARLLQDYSELEEENISLQKQVSVLRSSQVEFEGAKHEIRRLTEDVDLLNSQVEELTSLKKIAEKQMEDALESLQAEREAKYALKKELDQRINSESIYNLSNLAYSIRGITDDQAMCSDGEDDSPALRRIVADLKQEPGTPVDGKQVDLFSEIHLNELKKLEKQLEQAESDKALLTQNLRESQAAVEKSQGELQSFVSRIVHLAAHVQSLHHLHSKLPKTQNEETALDKMTQAIVQYHQWSTMSAREVEQLQKDLVDLEKGLTMSDSTQQLRSELTNLKNKIPPSEQSLRKKLLDTEHKSLELQSDISILSELAADAGSSLDSAQNDLQTISDELAQLYHHVCTVNGETPSRVLLDHEKIVPEKENAKIELLRARLKTDVKIRDLESLSEAKEIGKHIETVGDQIKHLKNAVEHTIELSKIKGMRVNMTEANDSKEEITDLQEQVIKLKALLSTKREQIATLRTVLKSNKNTAEVALTNLKSKYENEKSIVSETMMKLRNELRLLKEDAATFSSLRAMFAARCEEYVTQVDELERQLAADQDEKKTLNQLLRLAVQQKLGLTQRLEELEVDREMRNARRHAIGGNGRGKTRFPPPANRTHQSRDFF from the exons ATGGCTGCCGCTGACGGAGCCACGGCCGACGAACTCAGGGCCGAAATCGAGAGGCTGTCGAGGGAACTTGATCTAGCATCAACCGAGAAGGTACAATCAGCCCAGTACGGACTCGCCCTTCTTGAGGAGAAATCAACCCTGCAGCAGAGGTGCGACAACCTCGAAACGCTCTATGAAAACGCCAGGCACGATCTCGAGATTACGCAAGAG GCTCTCGCAAAATTTCACACGACAACAAAGTTAACTACAAAAAGTGGCATTGAACAGGAAGAAAGTCTTCTCAGTGAAAGCGCAGCCCGAGAAACATCTCTGCAAGTTCAGATACTTGAGttggaaaatgaaacgaaattg TTGCGACATGAGTTGGAACGCGTTCAAGCTGAGCGAGATCATTCGCTGCAAGAACGCGAAGACGAGAGCCAGGATTACCATCATGCGGAATCGGAGAGAAAACAGCTCCGCGGAGAGATCAAAGAGTGTAAATTCAGGGAGGCGAGACTTCTCCAGGACTATTCGGAGCTAGAGGAGGAAAATATATCCCTGCAAAAGCAGGTCTCGGTTCTGAGATCAAGTCAGGTTGAATTTGAAGGTGCTAAACACGAGATAAGGAGGCTCACGGAGGACGTCGACTTGCTGAACAGCCAAGTGGAGGAACTCacgagtttgaaaaagattGCTGAAAAACAGATGGAGGACGCGCTGGAATCCTTGCAGGCTGAGCGCGAAGCAAAATATGCCTTGAAAAAGGAACTGGATCAACGCATCAACAGCGAGTCGATCTATAACCTTAGTAACTTGGCATATTCCATCAGAGGTATCACCGACGATCAAGCTATGTGTAGCGACGGTGAAGACGACTCTCCTGCCTTGAGGAGGATCGTCGCAGACTTGAAACAAGAACCCGGTACACCAGTAGACGGAAAGCAGGTCGATTTGTTCTCAGAGATTCATCTAAACGAGCTTAAGAAGCTAGAAAAACAACTCGAACAAGCCGAAAGCGACAAGGCGCTGCTTACTCAAAATTTAAGGGAATCTCAAGCCGCTGTCGAGAAAAGCCAAGGGGAACTGCAGTCCTTCGTCTCCAGGATTGTCCATCTCGCTGCACATGTACAATCTCTGCATCACCTTCACTCAAAATTACCGAAGACGCAGAACGAGGAAACTGCATTGGATAAAATGACTCag GCGATAGTGCAATATCATCAATGGAGCACAATGTCTGCACGCGAGGTAGAGCAACTTCAAAAAGATTTGGTAGATCTAGAAAAGGGTCTGACTATGTCCGATTCCACTCAGCAACTCAGATCGGAGCTCACTAATCTTAAAAATAAG ATCCCTCCGTCAGAGCAGAGTCTCCGAAAAAAG CTTCTAGACACCGAGCACAAGAGTTTGGAATTACAATCCGATATTTCAATCCTTTCCGAACTGGCAGCTGATGCGGGAAGTTCCCTTGATTCAGCTCAAAATGATCTTCAAACAATTTCCGACGAGTTGGCTCAATTATATCATCATGTGTGTACCGTCAATGGCGAAACACCATCCAGAGTTCTTCTTGATCATGAGAAGATCGTTCCTGAGAAGGAAAATGCCAAGATTGAACTCTTGAGAGCACGTTTGAAAACGGATGTTAAAATCAGAGATTTGGAAAGCCTTAGCGAGGCTAAGGAAATTGGTAAACATATCGAGACTGTTGGGGACCAAATCAAGCATCTCAAAAATGCTGTCGAACACACAATCGAGCTTTCGAAAATCAAGGGAATGAGAGTGAATATGACGGAag CCAATGATAGTAAAGAAGAAATTACCGATCTTCAAGAACAAGTGATCAAGTTGAAGGCACTTTTGTCAACGAAACGTGAACAGATTGCGACACTTCGCACCGTTCTAAAGTCCAACAAAAATACAGCTGAAGTTGCTCTTACAAACTTGAAGAGCAAGTACGAAAATGAGAAGAGTATCGTCAGCGAGACAATGATGAAACTTAGAAACGAACTCCGACTCCTCAAAGAAGACGCTGCTACATTTTCAA GTCTACGAGCGATGTTTGCTGCGAGGTGCGAAGAGTACGTCACTCAAGTGGATGAATTGGAGCGTCAGCTGGCAGCTGATCAGGATGAAAAGAAGACGCTGAATCAACTGTTGCGGCTCGCCGTACAACAGAAATTGGGTCTTACTCAAAGACTGGAAGAATTAGAGGTAGACAGAGAGATGCGCAATGCCAGAAGACACGCGATCGGTGGAAACGGACGTGGCAAGACACGTTTTCCACCACCGGCGAACCGCACCCATCAGAGTAGAGATTTTTTctag
- the LOC107216671 gene encoding protein bicaudal D isoform X3: MAAADGATADELRAEIERLSRELDLASTEKVQSAQYGLALLEEKSTLQQRCDNLETLYENARHDLEITQEALAKFHTTTKLTTKSGIEQEESLLSESAARETSLQVQILELENETKLLRHELERVQAERDHSLQEREDESQDYHHAESERKQLRGEIKECKFREARLLQDYSELEEENISLQKQVSVLRSSQVEFEGAKHEIRRLTEDVDLLNSQVEELTSLKKIAEKQMEDALESLQAEREAKYALKKELDQRINSESIYNLSNLAYSIRGITDDQAMCSDGEDDSPALRRIVADLKQEPGTPVDGKQVDLFSEIHLNELKKLEKQLEQAESDKALLTQNLRESQAAVEKSQGELQSFVSRIVHLAAHVQSLHHLHSKLPKTQNEETALDKMTQAIVQYHQWSTMSAREVEQLQKDLVDLEKGLTMSDSTQQLRSELTNLKNKIPPSEQSLRKKLLDTEHKSLELQSDISILSELAADAGSSLDSAQNDLQTISDELAQLYHHVCTVNGETPSRVLLDHEKIVPEKENAKIELLRARLKTDVKIRDLESLSEAKEIGKHIETVGDQIKHLKNAVEHTIELSKIKGMRVNMTEANDSKEEITDLQEQVIKLKALLSTKREQIATLRTVLKSNKNTAEVALTNLKSKYENEKSIVSETMMKLRNELRLLKEDAATFSILTDVSLLMLTCTSIDFMVALVMCFRQYCYAMY, from the exons ATGGCTGCCGCTGACGGAGCCACGGCCGACGAACTCAGGGCCGAAATCGAGAGGCTGTCGAGGGAACTTGATCTAGCATCAACCGAGAAGGTACAATCAGCCCAGTACGGACTCGCCCTTCTTGAGGAGAAATCAACCCTGCAGCAGAGGTGCGACAACCTCGAAACGCTCTATGAAAACGCCAGGCACGATCTCGAGATTACGCAAGAG GCTCTCGCAAAATTTCACACGACAACAAAGTTAACTACAAAAAGTGGCATTGAACAGGAAGAAAGTCTTCTCAGTGAAAGCGCAGCCCGAGAAACATCTCTGCAAGTTCAGATACTTGAGttggaaaatgaaacgaaattg TTGCGACATGAGTTGGAACGCGTTCAAGCTGAGCGAGATCATTCGCTGCAAGAACGCGAAGACGAGAGCCAGGATTACCATCATGCGGAATCGGAGAGAAAACAGCTCCGCGGAGAGATCAAAGAGTGTAAATTCAGGGAGGCGAGACTTCTCCAGGACTATTCGGAGCTAGAGGAGGAAAATATATCCCTGCAAAAGCAGGTCTCGGTTCTGAGATCAAGTCAGGTTGAATTTGAAGGTGCTAAACACGAGATAAGGAGGCTCACGGAGGACGTCGACTTGCTGAACAGCCAAGTGGAGGAACTCacgagtttgaaaaagattGCTGAAAAACAGATGGAGGACGCGCTGGAATCCTTGCAGGCTGAGCGCGAAGCAAAATATGCCTTGAAAAAGGAACTGGATCAACGCATCAACAGCGAGTCGATCTATAACCTTAGTAACTTGGCATATTCCATCAGAGGTATCACCGACGATCAAGCTATGTGTAGCGACGGTGAAGACGACTCTCCTGCCTTGAGGAGGATCGTCGCAGACTTGAAACAAGAACCCGGTACACCAGTAGACGGAAAGCAGGTCGATTTGTTCTCAGAGATTCATCTAAACGAGCTTAAGAAGCTAGAAAAACAACTCGAACAAGCCGAAAGCGACAAGGCGCTGCTTACTCAAAATTTAAGGGAATCTCAAGCCGCTGTCGAGAAAAGCCAAGGGGAACTGCAGTCCTTCGTCTCCAGGATTGTCCATCTCGCTGCACATGTACAATCTCTGCATCACCTTCACTCAAAATTACCGAAGACGCAGAACGAGGAAACTGCATTGGATAAAATGACTCag GCGATAGTGCAATATCATCAATGGAGCACAATGTCTGCACGCGAGGTAGAGCAACTTCAAAAAGATTTGGTAGATCTAGAAAAGGGTCTGACTATGTCCGATTCCACTCAGCAACTCAGATCGGAGCTCACTAATCTTAAAAATAAG ATCCCTCCGTCAGAGCAGAGTCTCCGAAAAAAG CTTCTAGACACCGAGCACAAGAGTTTGGAATTACAATCCGATATTTCAATCCTTTCCGAACTGGCAGCTGATGCGGGAAGTTCCCTTGATTCAGCTCAAAATGATCTTCAAACAATTTCCGACGAGTTGGCTCAATTATATCATCATGTGTGTACCGTCAATGGCGAAACACCATCCAGAGTTCTTCTTGATCATGAGAAGATCGTTCCTGAGAAGGAAAATGCCAAGATTGAACTCTTGAGAGCACGTTTGAAAACGGATGTTAAAATCAGAGATTTGGAAAGCCTTAGCGAGGCTAAGGAAATTGGTAAACATATCGAGACTGTTGGGGACCAAATCAAGCATCTCAAAAATGCTGTCGAACACACAATCGAGCTTTCGAAAATCAAGGGAATGAGAGTGAATATGACGGAag CCAATGATAGTAAAGAAGAAATTACCGATCTTCAAGAACAAGTGATCAAGTTGAAGGCACTTTTGTCAACGAAACGTGAACAGATTGCGACACTTCGCACCGTTCTAAAGTCCAACAAAAATACAGCTGAAGTTGCTCTTACAAACTTGAAGAGCAAGTACGAAAATGAGAAGAGTATCGTCAGCGAGACAATGATGAAACTTAGAAACGAACTCCGACTCCTCAAAGAAGACGCTGCTACATTTTCAA TATTAACAGACGTTTCTTTACTAATGCTGACCTGTACCTCGATAGATTTTATGGTCGCACTGGTCATGTGCTTTCGGCAATACTGTTACGCTATGTACTAG
- the LOC107216671 gene encoding protein bicaudal D isoform X2: protein MAAADGATADELRAEIERLSRELDLASTEKVQSAQYGLALLEEKSTLQQRCDNLETLYENARHDLEITQEALAKFHTTTKLTTKSGIEQEESLLSESAARETSLQVQILELENETKLLRHELERVQAERDHSLQEREDESQDYHHAESERKQLRGEIKECKFREARLLQDYSELEEENISLQKQVSVLRSSQVEFEGAKHEIRRLTEDVDLLNSQVEELTSLKKIAEKQMEDALESLQAEREAKYALKKELDQRINSESIYNLSNLAYSIRGITDDQAMCSDGEDDSPALRRIVADLKQEPGTPVDGKQVDLFSEIHLNELKKLEKQLEQAESDKALLTQNLRESQAAVEKSQGELQSFVSRIVHLAAHVQSLHHLHSKLPKTQNEETALDKMTQAIVQYHQWSTMSAREVEQLQKDLVDLEKGLTMSDSTQQLRSELTNLKNKLLDTEHKSLELQSDISILSELAADAGSSLDSAQNDLQTISDELAQLYHHVCTVNGETPSRVLLDHEKIVPEKENAKIELLRARLKTDVKIRDLESLSEAKEIGKHIETVGDQIKHLKNAVEHTIELSKIKGMRVNMTEANDSKEEITDLQEQVIKLKALLSTKREQIATLRTVLKSNKNTAEVALTNLKSKYENEKSIVSETMMKLRNELRLLKEDAATFSSLRAMFAARCEEYVTQVDELERQLAADQDEKKTLNQLLRLAVQQKLGLTQRLEELEVDREMRNARRHAIGGNGRGKTRFPPPANRTHQSRDFF, encoded by the exons ATGGCTGCCGCTGACGGAGCCACGGCCGACGAACTCAGGGCCGAAATCGAGAGGCTGTCGAGGGAACTTGATCTAGCATCAACCGAGAAGGTACAATCAGCCCAGTACGGACTCGCCCTTCTTGAGGAGAAATCAACCCTGCAGCAGAGGTGCGACAACCTCGAAACGCTCTATGAAAACGCCAGGCACGATCTCGAGATTACGCAAGAG GCTCTCGCAAAATTTCACACGACAACAAAGTTAACTACAAAAAGTGGCATTGAACAGGAAGAAAGTCTTCTCAGTGAAAGCGCAGCCCGAGAAACATCTCTGCAAGTTCAGATACTTGAGttggaaaatgaaacgaaattg TTGCGACATGAGTTGGAACGCGTTCAAGCTGAGCGAGATCATTCGCTGCAAGAACGCGAAGACGAGAGCCAGGATTACCATCATGCGGAATCGGAGAGAAAACAGCTCCGCGGAGAGATCAAAGAGTGTAAATTCAGGGAGGCGAGACTTCTCCAGGACTATTCGGAGCTAGAGGAGGAAAATATATCCCTGCAAAAGCAGGTCTCGGTTCTGAGATCAAGTCAGGTTGAATTTGAAGGTGCTAAACACGAGATAAGGAGGCTCACGGAGGACGTCGACTTGCTGAACAGCCAAGTGGAGGAACTCacgagtttgaaaaagattGCTGAAAAACAGATGGAGGACGCGCTGGAATCCTTGCAGGCTGAGCGCGAAGCAAAATATGCCTTGAAAAAGGAACTGGATCAACGCATCAACAGCGAGTCGATCTATAACCTTAGTAACTTGGCATATTCCATCAGAGGTATCACCGACGATCAAGCTATGTGTAGCGACGGTGAAGACGACTCTCCTGCCTTGAGGAGGATCGTCGCAGACTTGAAACAAGAACCCGGTACACCAGTAGACGGAAAGCAGGTCGATTTGTTCTCAGAGATTCATCTAAACGAGCTTAAGAAGCTAGAAAAACAACTCGAACAAGCCGAAAGCGACAAGGCGCTGCTTACTCAAAATTTAAGGGAATCTCAAGCCGCTGTCGAGAAAAGCCAAGGGGAACTGCAGTCCTTCGTCTCCAGGATTGTCCATCTCGCTGCACATGTACAATCTCTGCATCACCTTCACTCAAAATTACCGAAGACGCAGAACGAGGAAACTGCATTGGATAAAATGACTCag GCGATAGTGCAATATCATCAATGGAGCACAATGTCTGCACGCGAGGTAGAGCAACTTCAAAAAGATTTGGTAGATCTAGAAAAGGGTCTGACTATGTCCGATTCCACTCAGCAACTCAGATCGGAGCTCACTAATCTTAAAAATAAG CTTCTAGACACCGAGCACAAGAGTTTGGAATTACAATCCGATATTTCAATCCTTTCCGAACTGGCAGCTGATGCGGGAAGTTCCCTTGATTCAGCTCAAAATGATCTTCAAACAATTTCCGACGAGTTGGCTCAATTATATCATCATGTGTGTACCGTCAATGGCGAAACACCATCCAGAGTTCTTCTTGATCATGAGAAGATCGTTCCTGAGAAGGAAAATGCCAAGATTGAACTCTTGAGAGCACGTTTGAAAACGGATGTTAAAATCAGAGATTTGGAAAGCCTTAGCGAGGCTAAGGAAATTGGTAAACATATCGAGACTGTTGGGGACCAAATCAAGCATCTCAAAAATGCTGTCGAACACACAATCGAGCTTTCGAAAATCAAGGGAATGAGAGTGAATATGACGGAag CCAATGATAGTAAAGAAGAAATTACCGATCTTCAAGAACAAGTGATCAAGTTGAAGGCACTTTTGTCAACGAAACGTGAACAGATTGCGACACTTCGCACCGTTCTAAAGTCCAACAAAAATACAGCTGAAGTTGCTCTTACAAACTTGAAGAGCAAGTACGAAAATGAGAAGAGTATCGTCAGCGAGACAATGATGAAACTTAGAAACGAACTCCGACTCCTCAAAGAAGACGCTGCTACATTTTCAA GTCTACGAGCGATGTTTGCTGCGAGGTGCGAAGAGTACGTCACTCAAGTGGATGAATTGGAGCGTCAGCTGGCAGCTGATCAGGATGAAAAGAAGACGCTGAATCAACTGTTGCGGCTCGCCGTACAACAGAAATTGGGTCTTACTCAAAGACTGGAAGAATTAGAGGTAGACAGAGAGATGCGCAATGCCAGAAGACACGCGATCGGTGGAAACGGACGTGGCAAGACACGTTTTCCACCACCGGCGAACCGCACCCATCAGAGTAGAGATTTTTTctag